Proteins encoded together in one Chitinophaga sp. LS1 window:
- the rpsG gene encoding 30S ribosomal protein S7, producing the protein MRKQAAKKMPLAPDPRFNDKQVTRFVNNVMEQGKKSIAFRIFYDAIDRVSTITNDNGYEVWKKAITNVTPAVEVRSRRIGGATFQIPSEVRPDRKISLSMKWLIRFAGERNGKSMAEKLAAEIVAAAKGEGAAFKKKEDTHRMAEANKAFSHFRI; encoded by the coding sequence ATGAGAAAGCAAGCCGCGAAAAAGATGCCTTTGGCTCCGGATCCTCGCTTTAACGACAAACAGGTTACCCGGTTTGTTAATAACGTGATGGAGCAGGGCAAAAAGAGCATTGCCTTTAGGATATTTTACGATGCGATCGACAGAGTGAGCACTATCACTAACGATAATGGTTACGAAGTGTGGAAGAAAGCGATCACAAACGTAACTCCTGCCGTTGAAGTTAGAAGCCGTCGTATCGGTGGTGCTACCTTCCAGATCCCTTCTGAGGTTCGTCCTGACAGAAAGATCTCCCTGTCTATGAAATGGTTGATCCGTTTCGCAGGTGAAAGGAATGGTAAGAGCATGGCTGAAAAGCTGGCTGCTGAAATCGTAGCTGCTGCAAAAGGTGAAGGTGCTGCTTTCAAAAAGAAAGAAGATACTCACCGTATGGCTGAAGCTAACAAGGCATTCTCTCACTTCAGGATCTAA
- the rdgB gene encoding RdgB/HAM1 family non-canonical purine NTP pyrophosphatase produces MKLVFATNNENKIKEIRSMLGDTFEIITLQEAGIDIDIPEPHDTLEENAREKSVTIHNMTHQHCFSEDTGLEVFALNGAPGVLSARYAGEQKSAEDNIEKMLHEMKGQTDRRAHFRTVISLILDDKEYQFEGICPGTILTERRGGKGFGYDPVFVPDGSALAFAEMDMAGKNVFSHRAKAFQKLIAFLKAH; encoded by the coding sequence ATGAAGCTAGTATTCGCTACCAACAACGAAAATAAAATAAAGGAAATCCGCTCCATGCTGGGCGACACGTTCGAGATCATCACCCTACAGGAAGCCGGTATCGACATCGATATACCGGAACCACACGATACCCTGGAAGAGAATGCCCGGGAAAAATCGGTGACCATCCACAATATGACTCACCAGCACTGCTTCTCTGAAGATACAGGGCTGGAAGTATTTGCATTGAACGGCGCCCCCGGTGTACTCTCCGCCCGCTATGCCGGCGAGCAGAAATCTGCCGAAGACAATATTGAGAAGATGCTGCACGAAATGAAAGGCCAAACCGATCGCCGTGCCCATTTCAGAACCGTCATCTCCCTTATTCTCGACGATAAAGAATACCAGTTCGAAGGTATCTGCCCCGGCACGATCCTCACCGAACGCAGAGGTGGCAAAGGCTTTGGCTACGATCCTGTCTTCGTTCCTGATGGTTCTGCGCTCGCATTTGCCGAAATGGACATGGCCGGCAAAAATGTTTTTAGCCACAGAGCCAAAGCATTCCAGAAACTGATTGCCTTCCTCAAGGCTCACTGA
- the rpsL gene encoding 30S ribosomal protein S12 codes for MPTIQQLVRKGREIIRAKSKSRALDSCPQRRGVCTRVYTTTPKKPNSALRKVAKVRLTNKVEVIAYIPGEGHNLQEHSIVLIRGGRVKDLPGVRYHIVRGSLDTAGVKDRKQSRSKYGTKKEKAKK; via the coding sequence ATGCCTACTATACAACAATTAGTAAGAAAAGGAAGAGAAATTATCCGGGCTAAGTCCAAGTCCAGGGCTTTAGATAGCTGTCCACAGCGCCGTGGTGTTTGTACCCGTGTGTACACAACCACCCCTAAGAAGCCAAACTCTGCACTGCGTAAGGTAGCAAAGGTGCGTTTGACCAACAAAGTAGAGGTGATTGCTTATATCCCTGGTGAAGGACATAACCTGCAGGAGCACTCTATCGTACTGATCCGTGGTGGTAGGGTAAAAGATTTACCGGGTGTTCGTTACCACATCGTTCGTGGTTCCCTCGATACTGCTGGTGTGAAAGACAGAAAGCAGAGCCGTTCCAAGTATGGTACCAAAAAGGAAAAGGCTAAGAAATAA
- a CDS encoding phosphatidate cytidylyltransferase: protein MKNLQLALLGFAIMLLSSCEVVGGIFKAGVWTGIIAVAVVVFLIIFLISRGRK, encoded by the coding sequence ATGAAAAACTTACAACTTGCGTTACTGGGTTTTGCCATCATGCTGTTAAGCAGCTGCGAAGTAGTAGGCGGTATTTTTAAAGCCGGTGTATGGACAGGGATCATTGCTGTAGCAGTTGTGGTGTTCCTGATCATATTTCTGATATCCCGTGGACGGAAGTAA
- a CDS encoding mechanosensitive ion channel family protein, with product MKVRLTLLLLFLCHVVLLHAQTPASKPLDSATLSKIISQQVKDSSSGKPKLHLSDTSVAVLITRLESYTLMLNEVMSILKRGMDTSEISERLPLIDSSLNVVKRDITALGSTPNVMDLYTNRVLLVQLEWRLDNWQSQLFKYYDKLVNITDTLQQLRKDTTMRDIPAEDELRDIYVGQMATLITKWRQVDSANKRNLLFLGLLQNKVAKRYLESTNLLEDMDFQLSKYSVRMFDKDFSYLWEPPRPGKKGPTFPHVLQRSVAKNMHVLQIFFAIRRPMILFWLLAAVGFAWWVMSNIRRIRRDHTGPEAETILQQIRYVIVHPIAGTLLLMATLSAMLNIQYPILFSEITWGIAVICASVIIKKYLPGHLFRRWFLLVCLLALYCVNNLLIQVTFTEQWGVFTGGILGVILGYYLLHSIEQTKLPLPKYAKHAVWIFMMMSGLSLFLVIIARVTAAKIFGAAGVVSITISLAIVLTVEILMEAIYLHVEANKHSSTFVSFLDYQHIKARLKSILYVIATVGYLTLIARNLYIYDALYELVADILVAERKIGSFAFSFGGVIVFLLIIWVSSVVSQLLTFLLGYTGNNVPTRKGWGSYMLLLRLAVLGAGVLLAFAASGIPLDKLAIVVGALGVGIGFGLQNIVNNLVSGIILAFEKPIEVGDTIELGTRTGVVKEIGIRSSRISAGDGSEVIVPNGELIAQQLVNWTLSNRSRRVDISVGVTYGADINKVILVMKQCLQQHEGVMAAPEPTVLLSNFRDGGMDFQAFFWINDLGQAGSMKSAVLTSIYASLQEAGITIAHPTPQQVQINMDPMFWQQQHPNPPTP from the coding sequence ATGAAGGTCAGATTAACCTTACTCCTGCTATTCTTGTGTCATGTAGTATTGCTGCACGCACAAACCCCTGCGTCCAAGCCCCTGGACAGCGCGACCCTGAGCAAAATCATTTCACAACAGGTGAAAGACAGCTCTTCGGGGAAACCTAAACTACACCTTTCTGATACCTCGGTGGCGGTGCTGATCACCCGACTGGAAAGTTATACCCTCATGCTCAATGAGGTAATGAGTATACTAAAACGAGGGATGGATACTTCTGAGATCAGTGAACGACTCCCACTGATCGATTCTTCTCTGAATGTAGTGAAGCGGGATATTACCGCCCTTGGAAGTACCCCGAATGTAATGGACCTGTATACCAACAGGGTCTTACTCGTACAATTGGAATGGCGGCTGGATAACTGGCAAAGCCAGTTATTCAAATATTATGATAAATTAGTAAACATCACGGATACCCTACAGCAATTGCGAAAGGATACCACCATGAGAGATATACCTGCGGAAGATGAACTGCGGGATATTTATGTGGGGCAAATGGCCACACTGATCACCAAGTGGAGACAGGTGGACAGTGCGAACAAGCGCAATTTATTGTTCCTTGGATTATTACAGAATAAGGTGGCAAAGCGGTACCTGGAATCCACCAACCTGTTAGAGGATATGGATTTCCAGTTGTCGAAGTATAGTGTGCGGATGTTCGATAAAGATTTCAGTTATCTGTGGGAACCGCCGCGGCCAGGTAAAAAGGGGCCTACTTTCCCACACGTATTACAGCGATCAGTGGCGAAAAATATGCATGTATTGCAGATCTTTTTTGCTATCAGAAGACCGATGATCTTATTCTGGTTGCTGGCGGCAGTAGGGTTTGCATGGTGGGTAATGTCGAACATAAGACGGATCAGAAGAGATCATACCGGTCCGGAAGCGGAGACCATCCTGCAACAGATCAGGTATGTGATTGTACATCCGATAGCGGGCACATTGTTATTGATGGCCACCTTGTCGGCCATGCTGAATATTCAGTACCCGATATTGTTTTCGGAGATTACATGGGGTATAGCGGTGATTTGCGCTTCTGTTATTATTAAAAAGTATCTGCCAGGACATTTGTTCAGAAGATGGTTCCTGCTCGTATGCCTGTTAGCGTTATACTGTGTGAATAACCTGTTGATACAGGTCACATTTACAGAGCAGTGGGGCGTCTTTACAGGTGGCATACTCGGTGTGATCTTAGGTTACTACCTGTTGCACAGCATTGAGCAAACCAAGCTGCCATTACCGAAATATGCAAAACATGCGGTGTGGATCTTTATGATGATGAGTGGATTGTCATTGTTCCTGGTGATCATAGCGCGGGTCACTGCGGCAAAGATCTTTGGTGCGGCGGGCGTGGTAAGTATTACCATTTCACTGGCGATTGTGTTGACGGTGGAGATACTGATGGAGGCCATTTACCTGCATGTGGAGGCGAATAAACATTCAAGTACGTTTGTGTCTTTCCTCGATTATCAGCATATCAAGGCAAGGTTGAAATCGATCCTGTATGTAATAGCAACAGTGGGATACCTGACGCTGATAGCCAGGAACCTGTACATATATGACGCCTTGTATGAACTGGTAGCAGATATACTGGTGGCAGAACGAAAGATAGGCAGTTTTGCTTTTTCTTTTGGAGGGGTGATTGTGTTCCTGTTGATTATTTGGGTGTCTTCGGTGGTGAGTCAGTTATTAACTTTCTTATTGGGATATACCGGCAATAATGTACCGACCCGCAAAGGCTGGGGATCTTACATGTTGTTACTACGACTGGCAGTTTTAGGAGCTGGCGTATTACTGGCGTTTGCAGCTTCGGGGATACCATTGGATAAGCTGGCAATTGTCGTGGGGGCATTGGGTGTAGGTATTGGTTTTGGATTACAGAATATTGTGAATAACCTCGTGTCGGGGATTATACTGGCTTTTGAAAAACCAATTGAGGTGGGTGATACCATTGAATTAGGAACCCGTACGGGTGTGGTAAAGGAGATTGGTATCCGGTCCAGCAGGATTTCGGCTGGTGATGGATCGGAGGTGATTGTGCCGAATGGAGAACTGATTGCGCAACAGCTGGTGAACTGGACATTGAGTAACCGTTCACGGAGAGTAGACATCAGTGTAGGTGTGACGTATGGTGCGGATATTAATAAGGTGATATTGGTGATGAAACAATGCTTGCAACAGCATGAAGGGGTCATGGCGGCGCCGGAGCCCACAGTGTTACTAAGTAACTTCAGAGATGGGGGGATGGATTTTCAGGCATTCTTCTGGATCAATGATCTGGGTCAGGCAGGGAGCATGAAAAGTGCGGTGCTGACGTCAATATATGCTTCCCTGCAGGAAGCGGGTATTACGATTGCACATCCTACACCACAGCAGGTGCAGATAAATATGGATCCCATGTTCTGGCAACAACAGCACCCTAATCCACCAACACCATAG
- a CDS encoding glycoside hydrolase family 76 protein, with amino-acid sequence MRKLIIVGTLLITGFTSCLKEPVDDGPGPGVGAVSYVYNWPAIADSTENSLISGWYNQSGNYFNKNNSSDQTFNYWPNAHALDLLVDAYLRTGDVAIKARMDKLLDGAQVKNGNTIINHFYDDMEWMTLACLRAYEATSDARYKTAATTLWEDIKGGWDETFGGGIYWNKDRQNKNTPANAPASIIASRFYQLDHKGDDLAWAKKIYQWQKDNLVDPTTGLVWDGLDASGTNKAWKFTYNQGVFIGAAVELYKLTGDNTYLSDALRTANNSLGSEFTTNNIFKDEGGGDGGLFKGILVRYLMLLITDGSISSTDQAKFANSLLLNAQTMWLQGTTRPQVIFNTSWTSTATTTDLTTQLSGSMLIEAVARLKELELID; translated from the coding sequence ATGCGCAAATTGATAATTGTTGGCACCTTACTCATTACAGGATTTACTTCCTGCCTGAAAGAGCCTGTGGACGATGGTCCCGGGCCTGGCGTAGGCGCTGTGAGCTATGTATATAACTGGCCTGCTATTGCTGATTCTACAGAGAATTCACTGATCAGCGGCTGGTACAATCAGAGTGGCAATTACTTTAACAAGAACAATAGCAGTGATCAGACTTTCAACTACTGGCCCAATGCGCATGCATTGGATCTACTGGTAGATGCATACCTGCGTACAGGTGATGTGGCCATCAAAGCACGTATGGATAAATTGCTGGATGGTGCACAGGTGAAGAATGGCAATACCATCATCAATCACTTCTATGATGATATGGAATGGATGACGCTGGCTTGCCTGCGTGCATACGAAGCCACCAGTGATGCGCGATACAAAACTGCCGCTACTACCCTGTGGGAAGACATCAAAGGTGGATGGGATGAAACCTTTGGTGGTGGTATTTATTGGAACAAGGACCGTCAAAATAAGAATACGCCCGCCAATGCGCCCGCCAGTATCATCGCCTCCCGCTTTTACCAGCTGGATCATAAAGGCGATGACCTGGCATGGGCCAAGAAGATCTATCAGTGGCAAAAGGATAATCTCGTAGACCCAACTACAGGGCTGGTATGGGATGGGCTGGATGCCAGTGGTACGAACAAGGCCTGGAAGTTTACCTACAACCAGGGTGTGTTCATAGGTGCAGCAGTAGAGTTGTACAAACTTACAGGAGATAATACTTACCTCTCTGATGCCTTGAGAACGGCGAATAATTCCCTGGGTAGTGAGTTCACCACCAACAACATCTTCAAAGACGAAGGTGGGGGCGATGGTGGTCTGTTCAAAGGTATATTGGTTCGTTACTTAATGCTGCTCATTACAGATGGTAGTATTTCCAGCACCGACCAGGCGAAATTTGCGAATTCCTTATTGCTGAATGCACAAACTATGTGGTTGCAGGGTACTACCCGTCCACAGGTGATCTTTAATACCAGCTGGACAAGTACAGCAACTACTACAGATCTGACTACCCAGCTCAGCGGATCTATGTTGATAGAAGCTGTCGCCAGACTAAAAGAACTGGAATTGATTGACTAA
- a CDS encoding GIY-YIG nuclease family protein yields the protein MYTVYILFSRRYQKIYTGHTTDLVKRFHFHNVHGRQKGTLQYRPWEVIYLQNFEDKISAMKHEWLLKSGKGRAWIWSRIKQEFYANGYISGSVTSVHGISEI from the coding sequence ATGTATACCGTTTATATCCTTTTTTCCCGGAGGTACCAGAAAATCTATACCGGACACACGACTGATCTTGTTAAAAGATTTCACTTTCACAATGTGCATGGGCGCCAGAAAGGTACCCTGCAGTACAGGCCATGGGAGGTCATCTATCTGCAAAACTTTGAGGATAAGATCTCCGCAATGAAACATGAATGGCTGCTTAAATCAGGCAAGGGCCGTGCGTGGATATGGTCCCGCATCAAGCAGGAGTTTTATGCCAACGGATATATCAGTGGCTCTGTTACTTCCGTCCACGGGATATCAGAAATATGA
- a CDS encoding branched-chain amino acid aminotransferase → MMGVDKQIENRVGEEALKKIKVTRTKNSRIGEIDFNNLIFGKQYADHMLVADFDGKEWKNAEILPFGHLSVSPSNAAWHYGQAIFEGIKAYKDQEGNPMIFRPYDNYARFNSSAERMGMPEVPEWLFIGGMELLIDLDRNWVPTNDGCSLYLRPFMIAADEFIGVRPSDTYKFVIINSPSGPYFNKPIKLLVQDKYIRAFPGGVGAAKAAGNYGGVMYPTMQARKQGYDQILWVDGLEFKYLQECGTMNVFAIIGNTAITPDLNQGTILAGVTRAAVMSVLEDMGLTVEERPVSIEELVTANEAGTLREVFGTGTAASVAYVQELDYKEHQIRLDTTRYEVGNELLQRLDAIRTGKAEDTRHWNYKVGTYSK, encoded by the coding sequence ATGATGGGAGTAGATAAACAAATAGAAAACAGGGTAGGGGAAGAAGCCTTAAAAAAAATTAAGGTAACCCGCACAAAGAACTCAAGGATTGGGGAAATAGACTTCAATAACCTTATCTTCGGGAAGCAATATGCCGACCATATGTTGGTGGCAGATTTTGATGGGAAAGAGTGGAAGAATGCAGAGATCCTGCCTTTCGGCCATCTGTCAGTGAGTCCTTCCAATGCTGCATGGCACTATGGCCAGGCTATTTTTGAAGGCATCAAAGCCTACAAAGATCAGGAGGGCAATCCGATGATTTTCCGTCCATACGATAATTATGCACGTTTTAACAGTTCTGCAGAGCGTATGGGGATGCCTGAAGTACCGGAGTGGCTTTTTATAGGCGGGATGGAACTTTTGATCGATCTGGACAGAAATTGGGTACCGACTAATGATGGTTGTTCCCTGTATTTACGTCCTTTTATGATTGCCGCTGATGAATTTATTGGCGTAAGGCCTTCAGATACGTATAAATTTGTTATTATTAACTCGCCGTCCGGTCCGTATTTTAATAAACCGATTAAATTGCTGGTACAGGACAAATATATTCGTGCTTTTCCTGGTGGTGTAGGTGCTGCCAAAGCAGCAGGTAACTATGGCGGGGTAATGTACCCAACCATGCAGGCACGCAAGCAGGGTTATGATCAGATACTGTGGGTAGATGGATTGGAATTCAAATACTTACAGGAATGCGGTACAATGAATGTGTTTGCCATAATAGGGAACACTGCCATAACGCCGGATTTGAATCAAGGCACGATTCTGGCTGGGGTAACACGCGCTGCTGTAATGTCTGTATTGGAAGATATGGGCTTGACAGTAGAGGAGAGGCCGGTATCGATCGAAGAGTTGGTAACGGCGAATGAAGCGGGTACCCTCCGCGAGGTATTTGGCACCGGTACAGCTGCCAGTGTGGCCTATGTACAGGAGTTGGATTACAAAGAGCACCAGATCAGGCTTGATACTACCAGATACGAGGTAGGAAATGAGTTGCTGCAAAGGCTGGATGCTATCCGTACGGGTAAAGCGGAAGATACCCGTCACTGGAATTACAAAGTAGGAACTTACTCAAAATAG
- a CDS encoding thioesterase family protein: MARVKIELPEQMDFHTQLPVRIGDINYGGHVGNDAILSIIHEARLRFLANFGYGELDKDGQAGLIMADAALVYKGEGFHGDIFDIAVGADDFTPFGFDLYYRITTVRGDKTILIAEAKSGMIYFDYKTRKVARLPEEWKQTLSPVK, encoded by the coding sequence ATGGCCAGAGTAAAAATTGAGCTTCCCGAACAAATGGATTTTCACACCCAACTCCCTGTAAGGATTGGGGATATCAACTATGGCGGTCACGTAGGTAACGATGCCATTCTCTCTATCATTCACGAAGCACGTCTCCGCTTCCTTGCCAATTTCGGGTATGGTGAACTGGACAAAGATGGTCAGGCAGGCCTTATCATGGCCGATGCCGCCCTCGTATACAAAGGTGAAGGCTTCCACGGCGATATCTTTGACATCGCTGTAGGGGCCGACGATTTCACCCCTTTTGGGTTTGATCTTTACTACCGTATTACAACTGTCCGCGGGGATAAAACCATCCTGATCGCAGAAGCCAAATCCGGTATGATTTACTTTGATTACAAAACCAGAAAAGTAGCCCGCCTGCCCGAAGAGTGGAAACAAACTCTTTCACCTGTTAAATAA
- a CDS encoding nitroreductase codes for MDFEQLKSIITTRRNIKPFSMNGKHIPDEQIQALLELADWAPTHGYTEPWYFPVFSGDAVKRFCTAHAELYKANTAPDKFILGNYEKLKTQGDLASHVIVLCMKRGNKPGIPEIEEIAAVSCAVQNLWLGATALGLAGYWGSGGMTFSPAMKDYLSLGEEDKVIGIFYLGYSDEPLPEGRRLKPMSEKVKWEK; via the coding sequence ATGGACTTTGAGCAATTGAAGAGCATTATCACCACCCGTCGGAATATCAAGCCGTTTTCTATGAATGGCAAACACATTCCGGACGAACAAATTCAGGCTCTCCTTGAACTGGCTGACTGGGCCCCTACTCATGGTTATACTGAACCATGGTACTTTCCGGTATTTAGCGGCGATGCCGTAAAACGCTTTTGTACAGCTCACGCTGAGCTATACAAAGCCAATACCGCCCCTGATAAATTTATCCTGGGCAACTACGAAAAACTGAAAACACAGGGCGACCTGGCCTCCCACGTAATCGTACTTTGTATGAAGAGAGGCAACAAACCAGGTATTCCTGAAATTGAAGAGATTGCTGCCGTATCCTGTGCAGTCCAGAACCTGTGGCTGGGAGCTACCGCCCTGGGACTGGCTGGCTACTGGGGTTCCGGTGGTATGACCTTCTCTCCCGCCATGAAAGATTATCTTTCTCTGGGCGAGGAAGACAAGGTAATCGGCATCTTTTACCTCGGTTATTCCGATGAACCCCTACCTGAAGGCAGGCGCTTAAAGCCAATGTCTGAAAAAGTGAAGTGGGAAAAATAA
- a CDS encoding glycoside hydrolase family 76 protein, whose protein sequence is MLKYSGLMMLLCLHSSIFAQSSANKTHADTLWSAVTRNLYDAQNKLYYETTDKEKRENPHSYLWPLCGLIQAANEMEAIHPGKNYMPTVIAAINAYYDKKAPAPGYDSYVVKEKGGDRFYDDNQWIAIAYLDAYKRTKKKWYLEKATEIYKFMMTGFDTISGGGLYWKEGDKGGKNTCSNGPGVLVALQLYQATHQKSYLDTALLLYNWVNKYLQAPEGFYYDMIHVPSLKIDSAAYTYNAGTMLEANVKLYHITKDKHYLEAAQHIAAGSYTHFFRQGRFPYSYWFNAVLLRGYEALYAVDGNRQYINAMQEDADKVWTTESDERGLVGHKKDKDLLGQTGMMEIYARLARIK, encoded by the coding sequence ATGCTTAAATACTCAGGTCTCATGATGCTGCTATGCCTTCATAGCAGCATTTTCGCGCAGTCATCTGCCAACAAAACTCACGCAGACACACTCTGGTCAGCAGTCACCAGGAATCTGTATGACGCGCAAAACAAACTCTATTACGAAACCACTGACAAGGAAAAGAGAGAAAACCCGCATTCCTATCTCTGGCCTTTGTGTGGTTTGATCCAGGCAGCCAACGAAATGGAAGCCATTCACCCGGGCAAAAACTACATGCCCACCGTTATTGCAGCCATTAATGCCTATTACGACAAAAAAGCGCCCGCACCGGGTTATGACTCCTATGTCGTGAAAGAAAAGGGCGGAGACAGGTTTTATGACGACAATCAGTGGATTGCCATCGCCTACCTGGATGCGTATAAGCGCACAAAGAAGAAATGGTATCTTGAAAAAGCCACGGAAATTTATAAATTTATGATGACGGGCTTTGATACCATTTCCGGCGGTGGTTTATACTGGAAAGAGGGAGATAAAGGTGGTAAAAACACCTGCTCCAATGGCCCGGGCGTATTGGTAGCCTTACAGTTATATCAGGCTACCCACCAGAAAAGCTATCTCGATACAGCGCTGCTGTTGTACAATTGGGTCAACAAATACCTGCAGGCGCCCGAAGGCTTTTATTACGACATGATCCATGTGCCATCGTTGAAAATCGACTCCGCTGCTTACACCTACAATGCGGGTACGATGCTGGAAGCCAATGTCAAACTATATCATATTACAAAGGATAAGCATTACCTGGAAGCTGCACAACACATAGCAGCCGGCAGTTATACTCACTTTTTCCGCCAGGGCAGGTTTCCATATTCCTATTGGTTCAATGCTGTCCTGCTCAGAGGGTACGAAGCATTGTATGCTGTGGATGGTAACCGACAGTATATCAATGCAATGCAGGAAGATGCCGACAAAGTATGGACTACCGAAAGTGATGAAAGAGGATTGGTCGGCCATAAGAAGGACAAAGATTTATTAGGACAAACGGGCATGATGGAAATTTATGCCCGCCTTGCCCGGATAAAATAA